Part of the Kwoniella pini CBS 10737 chromosome 6, complete sequence genome is shown below.
TAAACCTGAAATGCCATGTGTATGCTGTGGGAAGTTCTAATGACTTGGTAGAGTAGCTTTTGAATCTAGTAAACTCTTCTCAATCATATCTCTTACTATGCAAACTATACATATCCTGTCACTCTGATGTCCGGAGTAGCGAACCAAGTACATTGCAATATCGTTAGCTTACAAATGCTGAATTATCCTTCGATGGTCTAATCTCGTCAGCTCCGATCCAAAATGTCAACATCCCCCCGTATTCTTCGGACACTTCATAAAGATGCAAAAGCTTCAGTATAAtctcttctacttcttcctACACTTGTAGGATTTCACACCTTAGCATCGTTCCAGCATGTCAGTCTCAGACGTCGAAGAATTCATTTGGGGAATTGACGATTCCTTCGACTCACCCAAATCTGCATATGGACCAACTCCTAAATTACTTGAAGATATTCTTGACCTGATATTCGATTTTTTCACTTCATCTGGAAATGGCTTTGATAATCTCAAAATCGCACATCAATTAAATACGTCTCTATACATTCGATTTTCTCCCGAAGTTTATCGTTATATCTTATTAGATAGATATACAATCAACGTATTCATTGAACATTCCGAATCAATTACTTATCATGATACTGACTATATCAATGTATTATCAGTATAATCTCAGATCTAGAAACTCCTGTTCATCGCCACTCAACTCGAATGCAAACCAGACTACAAGTAATAAAAGCAGACATAGACACAAAGATGCATCTTTCATATATAATACGCGATAAGCGAAAAGCAGATGTGAAATACCCTAAACCATATACAATCCTATTTTGTTATGTTAAAGACTTTAAGACCGCTTATAATTTATCGTAATAGTGGTCGTAAAGAGGAACATCAGGTTTAAGACCCTTTCTTGTTCTAATAGAAGTAGCAAGGGTGTTAATCTTTGTTCCAACTTCAGTTGGATCACCGTTAAGGAGAGAGTAATGGTCGAATACTGCTTGAGGGAAAGCTTGTCCACCTGTAGCAGCTCTCAAATCGGCGTTGAAACCGAATGATTCAGATACTGGTAAGTAAGCTTTCATGGTGTACATTGGTGTACCTGGTCTTTGTTCAGAAGAGAATACTTGACCTCTTCGAACGTTCAAACATGACTAAAAGATTCATTTGTCAGCTGTGAATCTCTCAAATGTTTAACCCAGCTAACTCACGTAGACACCACCTTGAGCAGATTCTGGGACAGCGATTTCGACCAAGAACATAGGTTCTTGAAGACCTGGTTTGGCGAGCAATTGAGCGGCGTAACATACTCGTCTGGCGGTAGGGATAATTTGACCACCACCTCTGTGAATAGCATCGGCGTGTAAGGTACAGTCAATCATGTTGTATCGGATACCTCTCATTGGCTCTTCACAAACACCACCTTCTTTGGTAGCCCATTGGAAGGCAGCAACAACGGAATCTTTGATTTCGTTCATGTATTGCACTCCCTTAGAAGCATCCAAAATGATGTTAGGACCAGTAGTATCGGGACCGAACGCCCAGATCTTTCTAGCATCGGTAACATCCCATCCGTAGGTGTCGGCAAGGTATCTAGCTCTGATTTTGGGGTCATCTCTTGGGGCAATTCGACCTTCTTCGATGTCTTTGGTGAGCTCTTCATCAAGAGGTTCAGCCTTGACGTAAAGTCTGTTGTGTTTGTTTTGAGATTTAGAAAGAGCGACCATTGAGGATTCGGCAGTAACGGTTTCTCTGTAACCTACTACAGGGTCGGATTTTCGGAGAGGGACACCGGCGTGATCGTTCTCCAAATCGTTAAGACAGATTTCCAAATGCAATTCACCGGCACCGGCAACAATGATGGAACCGTTCTCGTCCATCCAAGTCTTGACACATGGATCGGATTTAGACAATCGCTTAAGACCTTCGACCAATTTGGGGAGATCGGCGGCGTTTTTACACTCGACGGCGACTTGTACTACAGGAGATACGGAGAATTTCATGACTCTCATGTTGTGGGCAGTTTCGGAGGTGGTAAGGGTACCGGATTTGAGCAAGAATTGATCGACACCGACAAGACCGATAATGTTACCGGCAGGACAGTCTTCAATAGCTTCGGTAGATCTACCCATCATCAATACAGTTCTTTGAATAGATTTGATAACGgaatcatctttctttccagGAACGAAGTTAGGACCTTGGATTCTAACTTTAGGACCGGAAGAGACGGTACCGGAGAAGACTCGACCGAAAGCGTAGAATCGACCTTTATCGGAGGTGGGTACCATCTTGGAGACGTAGACCATCAAAGGACCCTTGGCATCACAATCTCTGATAGCAATGGCggattcatcatcttgaggACCTTCGTAAAGGGTCTCGACTCGGTATTTTTGGGCGGTAACAGGGGAAGGAAGGTTGATAACAATCATTTCCAAAAGGGAGTCACCGGCAGGCAAGAACTTCTTCATGACAGTCTTGAGGAGTTGTTTACCTTCGAGATCTTTCTCGTCACCGACAAGTTTGATTTCGAGCTTTTCGAGAAGAGTTGGGATTTCGTCTTTCTTGTAGTTCATGCAAGAGTCGAAAAGTCTGAAGATAGGATCAAGAACGAACATGTTGAAAGCTCTCTCACCACCACCGGCAGCTGAGGTAGACCATTTCTTGGTCTTGGCGTTGAAGTAGTTGTCACCCCATAATTTAGGCATGAGCTTGTTTTTGTCAACACCGAATTTCTTGGAGTATCGGGCGGCGAATTGTCGGAGGGAGAAAGCCCAACCGTGAAGACCGGAACCGAAAGCAACAGTACCCTTTTCTGGGTAAACTTGAGTGTCACCGAGGACTGGGTCGGTGTAGGTGGAGATGATAACGTTAACAGATTCGATGGTTCTGCAGAAAGATTGGTAAAGATCTTCCTTGGAAACTTGCAATTCGAGAAGAGCTCGGTCGACcttgttgatgataagGACAGGCTTTACTCGTTCTCCCAAAGATTGTCGGAGCACAGTCTCGGTTTGCACACATACACCTTCGACACAATCGACGACGACCAAGGCACTGTAAAGGGATTAGCAGGATcctaaagatgaaattcgGATCAACTCACCCATCAGTGACTCGGAGAGCAGCAGTTACTTCGGATGAGAAATCGACGTGACCGGGGGAATCGATCaagttgatcaagaatTCGTTTCCTGAGGCAAAGTAAATCAGTACCAGGTCCCGACTACTGGTCCAATGGAAAACTCACCGTCAGTCTTTTGGGCAACGTCATCTACATCCTCCTTGGCAAGAGGGAAGTACATGGAAATGGCGGTAGACTTGATGGTAATTCCTCGATCGATTTCATCTTGTCTGATTCACCGGTAAGCAAATATCAGCGATAAGTTCAGAACGGCGATCGGAGATGTCCGCCACAAATATTTCTTTGTGTCTATTTTGGTTAGCTCACCTGGTATCGGTGAATCGCATCTCACCAGCTTTGGCGGAAGCGATAATACCAGCCTTAGAGACCAAAGAGTCGGTAAGGGTGGATTTACCGTGATCTACATGGGCAATAACCGACATGTTTCTGATGTTGGTTGGTTTGTCTAAATTTCATGTAAGATATCAGTAaattttctccttctcgaCCGTTTCTCGACCATTTCCCATGGTTTAAGCATAGATGAAATCCGTCAAGATAACGCACCCATCAAAGCACGTATTTCGTCAACAGTGAAGCTAGAGGGCGTGCATCAGCTTTAAGAGCATCTTTGAAGTGTTAAAAAGCGTTCGGAAAGACCAAAAGACCAGAGAGAACGAAGATTTTCCATTCCGCCACTAATTTTTTCCCACTTCCGTCTCTTGTCCGTCTCGCGTTTTCCAACTTGGCTGCTTCTATTCTCTCTGGTCTGATTGGTATAGGATGGGAGGATGAAGGGGATAACTTACTTAACCTATGAAACAAAGAAGCGGCGATTAGTCATTATTTTCGACAACAGTGAGAAGGACAATGGGGTGGGGTGGCGGATTTTGGGTAAGATTGAGAGACTGTTATACTCACCATTTTGActaattttctttattcGGGTAAGGAGAGGATAAAGTAAGAGATTTTTTAAGGTATGGAGAATTTGAAGGATATCTCCTTTTGAggttgaaagaagaataaagatgaaaatgaatttaagaaatgaaaaagatttttgCTGGATATGGATGTGTGGAGTGATTGGCTGTATGGTGATATGGTTTCTACGGTGATAGGTAGTATTTGGACAGCGTGGTAACTGTAGTATAAATTCGGAATATGCCCCTGAATTAATTCACtgaaaaatgaaaaatgaaaataaattcaCCACTAACAAGTCGCCGAAATCCCGTTCAACGTGGCGTGGGGATTTGACGCACGTGGCAAAGCTCATACAACTTGTAAATGCATACAACAAAAGGTCTAAAtgtatgatatgatatgattaCTGAGACTACTTTTTCTTACTTTTGCCTTTGATTCTTGGGCTGTCAATGGATGTATCCACTGTTTTCTGTAAAGAAGGGCGTCCCCTTCCCCTCTTCTTGACTGGTACAGGAGTTTCAGATTGACTAGTCTTGCCCCGTTTCCTTTTGCCTTTCAAGGTGTCCTCTTCAACAGGCTCTTCTACCGGTTCATCCTCTATCACCTCCTCAACTGgctcttcttcaggttctGGAATCTCTTTTCCAGCCAACCAGCCTCCATTACTAGCTTCCCACCATCCTTCTACAGCTTCCATACCTTCTGCATGCATATCTTCTTCCCCACCGAGCCACCATCCACCTTCATCGTATTTGTATCGATTGTGCAGTAACCCTTCAATGTGTTTATATCCCTCACTATTAGCGTAAGGTATCATCGTAGTAGGATGTCTATATTTCGCTGGTAGTCCAGTGAATGGGCATATGGGCTTTTTACGATCTATCAGAATCGATCAGCTTTACCTCGTATGTGTGGCATAATCTTGAGCCGACTTACTGAGAGGACGATTACGACCTGGGACGTACATCACTTTATCCCATTCCACGTGATCTCccaatatcaatttgatctcttCTGTCAGGCCGCCAGGTATCTGGGACAAGATAAGATAGTTTCTCATGTATTGAGACTCGTCAGACGTTTGAGTGACAGGCTGCATCGCTGAAGCTGGCTCCGAAACTACTTTTGAATCGGTTCCGACGTCTAACGCCTTTGGCGCTGGCTCtgcttcaacttctactGATCTGTCAATGGTTCTCGATGGGTCTGGCGCGCCTGCTACGATCGTGGAACCAGCTGGAAGTGATGGAAAGCTTTCATTCGGTTTTGTCGTCGATAAGTCTCCTGGCTGTGATGCTGATTCTGGATGCGAGGTGTCCGTTGGCATTGGTGTATCTTTTGGCTGCGCGTTATCTGTCAGAGATATTGTATTGTCAGGTTGTTGAGGTTCTGTATGCTGCACTGGAGTGACTTCGTTTGTGAGATCCTGTGCGTCAGGGACAGGCTCATTGGGTTGTAGATCAGTGGTGTCGACTGTGAGCTGTGGAGAAACAGGAAGCACATTTGATGCAGTGATTTCAGGTATTGAAGCTGCTGGGGTTGCTGGGACTGTCTCCACCTTTTCAGCATTTCCCCGATCGGTTGATTTTAGATCTTCTTTGTTCATCTCCGTTGTGTCCTCCCGAGGTTCAACCACCTCAACGTCACCATTGGTGACATCTTTAGCTGAAGcatctttctcatcatctttcttttcttcttctactaaAGGGACTCCCTTCTCGACCTTTTTGGTAATTCCCGTCTCACTCTGATTGGAAACTTCATTCaccacctcttcttctcccaCAATTTCTACCAACTTCCCTACAGTTCTACTAACCCAAGTTAATCTAGGACCTCTAACTCTTTTTCTACTAATTTTTCttaattctcttttttcatcttctttttttaacCAATCTcttaaagcttctttattacgttcttcttcttctaatgcagcttcaattaattcaaattgagTCATAGGTCTTAATCCTCTTATTTCACCTGTTTCATGTTGTGCTCTTCtaccttttttacctttattaaatttttcattttcttctcttaatcttatttcttcttctgtttTTAAAGTTGATGCTCTTAAATTTGATCTACGTGCTTCCGATCTATTTTCCCTTTTTACTTCTCTACGTTTTTTTCTTAATGCTAAAACTAATGTAGAAGGTGCCATTGAATTTACATCAATTGTTGGATCAAGTAATGATATATTTGGATCTGATAATAGTTTTGCTGTAGGATcagattttgatttaaatctGTTTTTATTTAACGATGATAGTGGATCGTATATTGCTCTACCCTTTCCTTTTGCCTTTGCAAAACGATTTAGCTGGTAAATCGATAGACGATAGCTAGAAATGAGACCTACCTTTTGACGTTCTTCACGTCGTACAGCTCtctcttcagcttcttcatcctcttctacctcttcatctgtaTCTGCGAATTCCTCCAAAAACACATCCCTTACATCCTCTAGCACGGTGTCAGCTGTAAATACCAATTGACACGCGTATAATATGACTTACGAGGCGCTGAAAActcttcgtcatcttcaaccTCCTTGAAAAtctcatcgtcatcatccTGGTGGGCTTTTTCTAATAACTCTCGCATCCTATATCACCGGGTTCAGCAAAAGGTTTAAGCGGAATGACGACTCTGAGACCTACCGATTTCCTGCGGTCGTACGCTTGGCTCGACCGGTCGTGACTGTCTCATTATTGGACATCTTGACTCTTTTCGCCCTTTGGGGCCCTCTGTGCCGGCAATAACGGTCTTGTTGGATGTCttattgattatatacCAATGAACTCAGAAAAGCAATAACAAATCGTCATACCGCGTCTAGAGCTTCAAAcattgatatatatttgGCAGACATTCGATTTCCACGTGTTTCAATTAGTTGACTGTTCCACGTGATTTACTCGTTTAGAGTGACTCGATGACCGACTTTTCGAAATGATATATCACCTTTGGAATTCATGGTAAAAATCGGAACATGATAAAACGATCGTTATAAAAAGCATTAAAGAACATTCCAAAAGTCAATCTGTTCCAAAAGAAATACTCAAGGATTTGACACAATGTCTACACCACCTTTCTTACCACTTATAGATCCATCGGGATCTACCCTTCTCCCTTCCCTCGCTTTACTAGGTCCCGTTCTTATCCCTTCCACACTCGTTCAAGCCGTTTTACCGACTTTACCACCTCAAGCAAGTTATTATGTACAAGCTGAAAATTCCAATGACGATATAATCTCGTACTTAGATAATGGAGCTCAAAAGATCGTTGTAACATCTTCACAATTGGAAGAATTAGGCGGTCAAGTACCTAAAGAACGTTTGATACTCAAGCTTGACGAACAGGAAATATCGATAGCTCAAGATTTCGCTCAACAAATTAGCGGGATTTACGTTATTTCTTCTATAGCTCATACTTCAAAATCTCTTGTTATACCTAATCTTGAAATTTACCTACAAAACccttcacctaatcctaCTGAACTGCtcgaattgatcaaaacTTCTCGTCCATCTTCTTACGTCATTCCAACAGAATACCTTGCTGCATCCGCCAAAACTACTTCTACTCATCTTTCTATTTCTGAAGCTTTCTTAGCTCCAATCATTTCAGATCGACCGGATGGTCTTTTCCCTACCAtagtttcttcttcaaatcacTCAATCAAACCATTAGGTTTAGTTTATTCTTCCAAAGAATCAGTAACAGAGGCAATTTTAACTCAAAAAGGTGTTTACCAATCTCGTAAACATGGATTATGGAGAAAAGGTGAAACATCAGGAGCAGTTCAAGAATTAATTAGCGTAAAACTTGATTGTGATAATGATGCTTTGACATTTGAAGTTGTTCAACATGGTTCAGGATTTTGTCATTTACCTCAATCGACATGTTTTGGTAATTTCAatggaatttcaaaattagaagataCTCTTAAATCAAGA
Proteins encoded:
- a CDS encoding elongation factor 2 — its product is MDKPTNIRNMSVIAHVDHGKSTLTDSLVSKAGIIASAKAGEMRFTDTRQDEIDRGITIKSTAISMYFPLAKEDVDDVAQKTDGNEFLINLIDSPGHVDFSSEVTAALRVTDGALVVVDCVEGVCVQTETVLRQSLGERVKPVLIINKVDRALLELQVSKEDLYQSFCRTIESVNVIISTYTDPVLGDTQVYPEKGTVAFGSGLHGWAFSLRQFAARYSKKFGVDKNKLMPKLWGDNYFNAKTKKWSTSAAGGGERAFNMFVLDPIFRLFDSCMNYKKDEIPTLLEKLEIKLVGDEKDLEGKQLLKTVMKKFLPAGDSLLEMIVINLPSPVTAQKYRVETLYEGPQDDESAIAIRDCDAKGPLMVYVSKMVPTSDKGRFYAFGRVFSGTVSSGPKVRIQGPNFVPGKKDDSVIKSIQRTVLMMGRSTEAIEDCPAGNIIGLVGVDQFLLKSGTLTTSETAHNMRVMKFSVSPVVQVAVECKNAADLPKLVEGLKRLSKSDPCVKTWMDENGSIIVAGAGELHLEICLNDLENDHAGVPLRKSDPVVGYRETVTAESSMVALSKSQNKHNRLYVKAEPLDEELTKDIEEGRIAPRDDPKIRARYLADTYGWDVTDARKIWAFGPDTTGPNIILDASKGVQYMNEIKDSVVAAFQWATKEGGVCEEPMRGIRYNMIDCTLHADAIHRGGGQIIPTARRVCYAAQLLAKPGLQEPMFLVEIAVPESAQGGVYSCLNVRRGQVFSSEQRPGTPMYTMKAYLPVSESFGFNADLRAATGGQAFPQAVFDHYSLLNGDPTEVGTKINTLATSIRTRKGLKPDVPLYDHYYDKL